The genomic window CTTTGACGGCGGCTTCCCTGACCGTTTCAGTAAAGGCGGCAAGATCTTCCGCCATAGGCGAGTATTGGGTCGCTTTAATCATCATCGGCGCGTTCAGTCCGGTCAGAATGGCGGACTTGCCCGCGCGCACCAGCCTGCGGGCGGCATTGCACGGCGTCGCGCCGAAGATGTCGGTCATAATCAATACGCCGTGGTTTTCAGGAAACTCTTGCAGCGCGGCGATGGCATTGTTGATGATGTCGGTTTGGTCTTCGTCGGGCTCTACGCCGAGGATGCGGATGTTTTCCGGCATTCCCGTCGGAAAGAAATGATGGGTCAGGCTGCGGTAGGCTTCGCCTACTGCCTCGTGGGTAATGATTAAAAGGTTGATCATAATGTGTTCCCTGATGATTTTATTCGGCCGGTGTGGGCGAAGGTATCGTCCGTTCACCCGCCACATAGCGCGATATGGTGGCACAAAGGTCGTCTGAAAAGGTTTTCAGACGACCTTTTTTAACTCGGCATCAGCCTTGGTTGAGCGCGTAAATCTCGCCCAAATTGCGCCAGCAGCCCGCCGCGTCCATACCGTAGCCGAAGACGTAGCGGTTGGGAACATCCAGTCCGACATAATCCGCCTTGGTCGGTTTTTCCTTGTCGATCAACTTGTTGGCAAACACAGCCGCACGGCAGCTTGCCGCCCCCATTTCCAAGAGCTTGGACTGAATCGCCGACATCGTGTGTCCCTCGTCCAAAATATCGTCCAACACGACCACATGACGCCCCCGAATCTGCTCCGGGTCGGGCATCCGTTTCCAGTTGAACGCGCCGCCCGCCAGCTTGTCGCCGTAACGGGAAACATGAACATAATCAAAGTCCAACGGAAAGCGCAACAGCGGCAGCAACTGCCCCGTAAACACCACCGCCCCGCCCATCACAGGCAGCAGGAGCGGATATTTGTCCCCCAAGTCGCGCGTAATCTCGTCCGCCACTTTTTGCAGCGCGGCACGGCATTGGTCTTGGTCGAACAAAAGCTCGGCATTATCAAGCATGGCTTGGGTTTCAAGGCGTTTGGTTTCTAAATCGATCATGGTAAACGGGGAAATCAGTTGGGAAAAAGGAAATTATAAACCCAAAACGGGCTGAGGTCGTCTGAAAGCAGGCTTTAAAGTTGTAGAAGAACAGTTTGTTTTTCCAGAATCTGTATAAGCCTGCCAAATTTAGCCTAAGTCATAAAATCCTGTAATTTTCCACCAATCATTTAACTTTGAGAGTAAAATCCCAAAATATTAATTTGCATCATGATTTACGGCTTGGATGTCTCGACGTAAGTTTTAGATTTACAGTTTCAGACGACGTTGGGACGCTATTTTGTAATTTTCCAACAAAGCCGTATGCCATTTATCAACGGATTGACCGAAAGGACGCTTCACATGAGTAATGCAAAACGCGATGTAACCCGCATCAGCCACAACACCAAAATCGTCGCTACGTTGGGGCCGGGCAGCAACAATGTCCAGTTGTTGGAAGACATGATCCGTGTAGGCGGTCTGAATGTCGTCCGTTTCAATTTCAGCCACGGCACGCCTGAATTCCATCAGGAAAATGCCCGCATCGTGCGTGAAGCGGCAAAACGCGCAGGACAGGAAATCGCCATCCTCGCCGACTTGCAAGGTCCGAAAATCCGTGTCGGCAAAATCGCCGGCGGCAGCATCGAATTGAACAAAGGCGAAACGCTGGTTCTTGATGCCGCGCTCGAAGGCGAAGGCACGCGCGACACGGTCGGTTTGGACTACCGCGACCTGCCTGATGATGTCGTTGCAGGCGATGTTTTGTGGTTGGACGACGGTTTGCTGACTTTGACCGTGGAATCCGTTGAAGGCAGTAAGATTGTTACTAAAGTTGAAAACAGCCATGTGTTGAAAAGCAACAAAGGCATCAATAAACGCGGCGGCGGTTTGTCCGCAGGCGCGTTGACCGAGAAAGACTTCCGCGACCTGAAAACCGCGATTGCCATCGGTTGCGACTACCTCGCCATCAGCTTTGTAAAATCCGCCGAAGATTTGCACACTGCCCGCGCCAAAGTCGAAGAAGAAATGAAAGGCAGCACTGCGGTTCGCCCCGGCTTGGTTTCCAAAATCGAACGTGTGGAAGCGATTGAAAACTTGGACGAAATCATCCTCGCCAGCGACGGTATCATGGTGGCGCGCGGCGACTTGGCGGTCGAAGTCGGACACGCAGCTGTCCCCGCCCTGCAAAAACGCATGATCCGCCGCGCACGCGAATTGCGCCGCTTCAGCATTACGGCAACCCAAATGATGGAATCCATGATCACCAACCCCGTACCGACCCGCGCGGAAGTCAGCGACGTGGCAAACGCAGTATTGGACGGCACCGATGCGGTGATGTGTTCCGCCGAAACCGCCGTCGGCGCGTATCCGTTTGAAACCGTCAGCCAAATGGCGATTATTTGCGCGGCTGCGGAAAAAGAACAAGATTCGCTCAACGGCGTTGCCGAACAGGTCGATTATCCCGAAGCCGTCAGCACCAACTTGGCGATTGCCGGCGGCGCGGTCAGCGTGGCGCGCGCGGTTCACGCCAAAGCCATCGTCGCCCTGACTGAAAGCGGTTCGACCGCCTTCGAAGTCAGCCGCCACAACATCACCTTGCCGATTTTCGCTCTGACCCCGAGCATTTCCGCCCAACGCCGTATGGCGATGTACCGCGGCGTGCGCCCGATGATTCTGGCGACCAGCACCGACCACGATACCGCGCTGAACGAAGTGGAAGCCATGTTGGTCGAACATAAAATCTTAAGCTCCGGCGACCAATACATCATCACCAGCGGTTCGCAAATGCGCGAATCCGGTTCGACCAATACGCTGGAAGTGTTGCGCGTTAAATAATCGACACGCAAACGACAGATAAACAAGAGGTCGTCTGAAAACTTGGAAACGGGTTTTCAGACGACCTTTTCTCAATATGCAGTGTCGTCATGCGGAATGCGGGGCGATGGCTTGCCGGAGCGGGTTATTGCCTCATGTTCAATACAGCAGTTTTTTGCGGGGTATTTCAATTATACCGACCTGTTTCAGCAGGCTGACGTCCAAATCCGTCTGCGAGGTACAGGCATCGCTGAAAACATTTTCACAGTCGGCGTCCACGCGGACGATTCCGCCGAATTCTCCTGCTTTGGCAAGGGTGTGGATGTCGGCGAAAATACCTGCGTAAATTTCGTCTGCCGCCAGCATGTCCGCTCCTTCGGCAAATACCGGCAGCCGTGCCAGCGCGGCGGCGACAGCCGAAGCGGAAGGGTGGTTAGAAATAGCGGTGGCTTTCAGGCGGATGTTTTTCGCCATGCCTTTGCCGTGATTGCGGATAACGAAGGCAATCATGCCGGGTTTGTCTTCTACCGGACGGATGGCGGCATGCAGGACGGGGTGGACGCTTTCACGCTGCATCAGTTTTTCCCGATGCTGCATTTCGCTTTTTGCCTTGATTCTGACCGAGGCGACAGCCCACGCAAGCCAAACCAGCGCGATGGCGCAAAATGCCGTGATGACAGGGGTAAGGTCGGCGAGATAGTCTTGGGGGTTAAACCAGACGCAGGCGGTTAGAAAACCGGCAAAAAACATCAGAATGTATAAAGCCGGTGCAAAACGGCTGAGGACGGATGCGTGCATAAAGATTCCTGTCGGTGGCAGAATAAGGTCGTCTGAAAGCGCTGTGCGGTATTGTCTTAAGACAATATGATTGTAACGTAAACCATATGGTTTAACATGCCCGAATAACGAACGGCATAATCGGAAGAGAGACGGCGGCGCTATTGCCTCCCTCCGCCCGCTGTTTTACCATAAGCCGCATTTCGGTAAAAATGCCGCTACCACTTCCCATCACACAACTGCCATGAAAAAACTGATCACCTCGTTGCCTATTTTCATCGTCTTAGCCGACATGGTTTACGGCTTTGTCCTCAATATCTCGCAAGGGCTTAATTTGCAGCAAAGCACGCCTTCTGACGGAGGGCTTGCCGTTACGCCCGACATTGCGTTCAACAGCCTGCAAATTATTGCCAACGGCGGCATGATGGTTATTATCGGCTTCGGACTGCTGACTCTGCTCCAACTTAACGGTACGGTTTTAAAACGCCGTATCCTGCCCATCGGCATTTTCCGCACGTTGGGGCTGCTGGCGGTATTGGCATTCAGCGTGCCGTCGCTGTGGGAATGGGGCAATGCGCTGATTTCCGCTGCGGCAGGGCATCCCGTGTTCAATTTCGGCAACCCGCGCTATTTGGTCAGCGCATTTTGTATGCCGCTGATTGCCTTATTGTGTCTGAAGCGGCTGTATGATTGGTACAAACTGCACCGTTTGCCGCAAGCGGATACGGTCGTGCCTGCCGCAGCACAGGAACCGGATAAAAAGGTCGTCTGAAAACCCTTTTTCGGTTTTCAGAAGACCGGTTTTCATAGGTTTAGGGAGATAAAGAATATCGGAAAATAGCAAGGGAAAGATACTTAAACCTAATGATATATAGTGGATTAACTTTAAACCAGTACGGCGTTGCCTCGCCTTGCCGTACTATCTGTACTGTCTGCGGTTTCGTCGCCTTGTCCTAATTTAAATTTAATCAACTATATAACGTGAATTTGTGAGATGAGCCCCTCTTTTCCTGATGGCGGGCCGTGCATCGGAGGCTAATCGCGAAATGCAGCAAAACGTTGCCCGCAAAAAATGTTCCAACCTATTGTCCGATTCAAGATTAGATTGATGTGTCTTCAGGCAAGGCCGATGCTGCGGTTTGACTGATTTTAAAGGGCGCATTACTTAAAAAGGTCGTCTGAAAACCCTTGTTTCAGGTTTTTCAGACGACCTTTTGTCTTGTTTCAAACCGCTTCAATCAGTCTTTGAACCGTTTGAACACCAGTGTGCCGTTGGTACCGCCGAAGCCGAAGGAATTGGAGATGGCAAGGTCGATTTTCACGTCGCGCGCTTCGTTGGCGCAGTAGTCCAAATCACAGCCTGCTTCGATGTCTTGTTCGAAGATGTTGATGGTCGGCGGGGATTTTTGCTCGTGTACCGCCAACACGCTGTACAGCGCTTCCACGCCGCCTGCCGCGCCGAGCAAGTGGCCGGTCATGGATTTGGTGGAGTTGACGATGACTTTGCGGGCATGGTCGCCCAGCGCGCGCTTGAGCGCTTTGGTTTCGTTGGCATCGCCCAGCGGAGTGGACGTACCGTGTGCGTTGACGTAATCGACGTCTTCGGGATTCAGTCCGGCATCTTTCAGCGCGCGGGTAACCGCCAGCGCAGGGCCTTCTTCGTTCGGGGCGGTGATGTGGTAGGCATCGGAACTCATGCCGAAGCCGACGATTTCGGCGTAAATTTTCGCTCCGCGTTTTTTGGCGTGTTCCAGTTCTTCCAACACCAACACGCCCGCACCTTCGCCGATAACGAAGCCGTCGCGGCCTTTATCCCACGGACGGGAAGCGGTGGCGGGATCGTCGTTGCGGGTGGAAAGTGCTTTCATCGCAGCAAAACCGCCCACGCCCAAAGTGCTGATCGCGCCTTCGGCACCGCCTGCAATCATTACGTCCGCGTCGCCGTATTTAATCAGGCGGGCGGAGTCGCCGATGGAGTGCGCACCGGTGGTACAGGCGGAAACCATGCCGTAGCTGGGGCCGCGGTAGCCTTTGAGGATGGTAACGTGGCCCGCAATCAGGTTGATCAGCGAACCGGGGATAAAGAAAGGATTGATTTTGCGCGCGCCGCCTTCGATAACGGCTTTACCGGTGGCTTCAATGCTGGGCAGGCCGCCGATGCCGGAACCGATGTTCACGCCGACGCGGTCTTTATCGAGGCTTTCCAATTCGTCCAAACCGGCATCGTCAATGGCTTGCAGCGCGGCGGCGATGCCGTAGTGGATGAACACGTCCATGCGGCGGGCTTCTTTGGCACTGATGTATTGGCCGATGTCGAAATCGCGCACTTCACCGGCGATTTGGCTGTTGATGTCGGATGCGTCAAAGCGGGTAATCCGGCCGATGCCGCTTTTGCCTGCGAGCAGGTTGCTCCATGCGGTGGCGACGTCGTTGCCGACCGGTGATACTTGGCCGAGGCCTGTGATGACTACTCTTCTCTGACTCATGATAATCTCGCTGTTGGTTTTCGGTAGGATGCGGCAAGATGCCGTCTGAAAATGATAATAGCGGTTCGGAATCGGATTCCTGACGGTTATTATAACGGATTTTGCCCCACATATATAAGGTAACAGCCTCTATTGCGCTAACGCAGCAGAGGCTGGGGATGTTTGGTGCGGCCGATTAGCCGTTGTGGGCGTTGATGTAGTCGATAGCCAGTTGTACGGTAGTGATTTTTTCGGCTTCTTCATCGGGGATTTCGCAACCGAAAGCTTCTTCCAAAGCCATAACCAATTCTACGGTGTCCAAAGAATCTGCACCCAGGTCGTCTTGGAAGGAAGATTCATTTTTGACTTCGGCTTCGCTTACGCCCAGTTGTTCAGCAACAATTTTCTTAACTTGTTGTTCGATGTTTGACATATCAGTCGTTCCTTTTGCCTTGCGGCGGGTTGTTTAAGAGAAATAAATTCGTCGGTATTGTACCGAGTTCGGATAGAGTTTTCCATCTAAGTCTGCATTCTAACACAGATTATTCTGGAAAAACCTGTTGTTGTGCATATTAGCATAGCCTGATTTTAACCTACAAGCAGGAATTTGTTTTGTTACGTATTAACATTAACATTATTAAAAAATTTCGATGTAAGTTGCGGATGAAAAATCAGGAATAGGATTTGAGGGAAGGTTTTTTCATATGCCGGTTCCGTGAAGGCTTCTGCAAGCTCTTCATTGCCAGCGTTTTTGGGTGCATGCTAACATACTGCGAGGTATCTGCTTAATCATATTTGAACTTAGTTATCACGCATAATTATCAGTATTCGAAATCCCAATTAATTAAATATTCAGAGACAATCGTTAAGATTGATTTAAGGATGAAAATGCAAGACCAAGAAAATATTAAAAACCAAGAAGAACAGGAAAACCAGCCAAAAGAGGACTATGATGCCATGACCAGGCTGCAAGACGTGTTCAACCTTGCGCATGACCAGGCCCATCCCGATAAAATTGATGCTGTCATCCGTGCCAATACCCGGGTGTCAGGAACCAATATGTGGGTATTGATGTTTGCGATTGCCGTGGCGAGCATCGGTCTGAATGTAAACAGCACGGCGGTAGTGATAGGAGCGATGTTGATTTCCCCGCTGATGGGGCCGATAGTCGGTATGGGTTACGGTTTGGCGGTAGGGGATACCGCGCTGATCCGTCAAGCGGTGCGCAATATCATTATATTCGTCGTCATCAGCTTGATTACGGCTACGTTGTATTTCCTGTTAACCCCGCTTAAAGAGGCGCAAAGCGAGCTTTTGGCGCGTACCCAGCCGACCCTTTGGGATGTATTGATTGCCTTCTTCGGCGGTAGCGCGGGGATTGTGGCGCTGACCCGAAAAGAAGGAGGCAATGCCATACCGGGTGTGGCGATTGCGACCGCATTGATGCCGCCCCTGTGTACTGCCGGCTACGGACTGGCACACGGAAACTGGCACTACTTTCTCGGTGCTTCATATCTTTTTGCCATCAACTGCGTGTTTATCGCTTTTTCCACTTTGTTGGTTTCCAAATTGCTCAAGCTGCCGCGCAGGGGGCTGGTAACCGAGTCCAAGCGCAGGCTGCAAAGTATTTTTATCACCGCCGTCGTACTTGCTGTCATGATTCCGAGCGGGTATATGGCTTCAGGGTTGGTGCGTCAGGAGATCTTCAACACCAAAGCCAATGCCGCGATCACCGCCGCGCAGCAGCAAGAAGGTTTTTTTGTTCTTCGTAAGATGTTGAACTATAGAGAAAACAAAGTCGGTCTGATCGTCAACGGAACGGGAAATGCCGAGAAAATTACCGCCCTGTTGGAAAAAAGCCTAGACGCGTCGGGTGTGAAAGAGCCGAAGGTCAACGTGGTCTATGCGGGAGGGAACGGCACCAAAATCGAAGAATTGCTGGCAAGCCGAAACAATTCTGTTCATCAGCAAAATGAGCTGAAAGAGCAGCAGGCCTATATCGATACCGTACTGGCAGGCAAAGCTTCCGGTATCGATGATGCCGCGGTACTCAAGGAATTAAAAGCCCAATATCCGGAAGCGGAAAAAATCGTTGTCGGACGCGGCTTGGTTTGGGAGAAAGCGCAAACAGAGCCTGTTTCCGAGCAGCCTGAAAGCGGCAAAAATACTAAATCGGAAACAGGCGAACATGACGATATTGTCGTGGTTTCGCTCGAATTTAAGGAGTCTTTGCCTGCCAAAGACCGCGAACGCTTACAGGCGTGGTTGAACCAGCGTTATGAGGGTAAGACCGTGCGCATGTTTGTGAACACTCAAGTTTCAGATATATAACCCGTTTCACAAATACTCCGCCTGTCGGCTTTATCCGTTTTCAGGAAATAATTTTATTCTTTAACGACCAAATCCGCCTCAAACATGCCCCTTAAGGCGTTGGAGAGGCGGATTTCTTCGGCGTGTTCCAGCATGTCGCGGGTGATGTGCGTTTCGATGATTTCGTCTGCGCCCAAGTAGGTTTGCGGCTGCTGCAACACGGCTTGGCGCATGACGCCGTTGAGGATGTCCAAATCCAGAGACGGGGTGAGCCATTGCCCTTGGTATTTGACGAACACGTTGCTTCTGCCGCCTTCGAGCAGGAGGCCGTCTGAATTGAAAAACAGGCTGTCGAACGCGCCTTGTGTTTCGGCGGTTTGCCACGCTTGGTCGTACAGGGCGCGGCGGGTGGTTTTGAAGCGGCGCAGGTAGTCGCAGCGCGGGAGGGGTGGCGGGGCGGGGATGATGCGCTGCGGGGCGGGCAGCTCGGTGGTGGCAGCATGGCTGAGGATGAGGTCGTCTGAAACGAGTTCGGCTTTCAAGCGGAACAGGCCGTCGGGCAGTTTGGCGATGTATTGTCGGATTCGGGTTTCGCAGTCATCGGGCAGGGGCAGGTTGAGGGCTTGGGCGGAGGTTTTCAGACGGCCTAAATGCAGGTCGAGCAGGCGGCATTGCCTGTTTTCCACGCGCATGGTTTCGAAGATGCCGAAGGCTGGGCGCAGTTCGTTGAGGAAACGGGCTTTCCAGCCGCATTCGCGATATTCGGCGGCGGGGTCGCTGTCGATGACGATGCCGGAACCGACGCCGTACACTCCGTGATAGAGGTCGTCTGAAACGGGTCTGAGCAACAAGGTACGGATGACGACGTTGAATATGCCTTCAAACCCCAGCCCGCCCGCGCAGGGTTTCAGGTAGCCGATGCTGCCGGTGTACAGGCCGCGCGCTTCGGCTTCGAGCGATTCGATAATCTGCATGCTCATGCGTTTGGGTGCGCCGGTGATGCTGCCGCAGGGGAAGGCGGCGCGGAGGATGTCGGCGGCGGTAATATGCGGCAGGGCTTGGGCTTGGATGGTGCTGGTCATCTGCCAGACGCTGCCGAAACGCGATACTTTAAACGGCTCGGGCACGCATACTTTGCCGGTTTGGGCGATTTTGCCGAGGTCGTTACGCAGCAAATCGACAATCATCACGTTTTCGGCGCGGTTTTTCGGGTCGGCTTGCAACTCGGCGGCGCGGCGTTCGTCTTGCCCGTCGCCCAAAATCGGCGCGGTGCCTTTCATCGGTTCGGTGCTGATGGTGCCGTCCGCACTGATTTTGAGGAAGAGTTCGGGCGAGAAACACAGCGTCCACGCGGATTTCCCTGCCGCATCGGGCAGGTGGGACAAAACGGCATAGGGGACGGGTTGGCGCAGGCGGCGGTAGAGGCTGACGGGGTTGCCGTAGGCTTGCAGGTGCAGGCGGGTGGTGTAGTTGATTTGATAGGTGTCGCCGCGCCGGATGGCTTCGTGGATTTGGCGGATGTGATCGAGGTAATCGGCTTCGGATACGGAGGATTGCGGCGTGGAAATACCGGCGGGGAGGTCGTCTGAATTTTGGGCAAGCCAGCTTTCGGCATCGATGTCGGCGCAGTCGGCAAACCAGTGCAGGGCAAGATTGCCACCGCGTTCGGACTCAATCCCCATCAGCGGCAAACCGAATTCGTAGTCTGCAAACAACACAGCATGCAGCCCTTTTTGCCAGCCCTTTTGCAGCGCATCGTTTAGCGAATCCAGTTCGTTAGGATGGAAAAGGCGGCTTTCCACATGATTTTGATAGAGTTTTGCGCGGCCGCTCACGGCATCGTCAAACAGGGCGAAATAAGGCATGGCTGTGGTGCAAATAGCCTGATTATACGCCGTTTTTACACAAATTAGCAGACCGCGCCGAAAAAAATGGGGCAGTGTAATTTTATGTAGTCCGCTGAGGGGCAAAGGAGTAGAATCAAACCATACCACACCATATCATTTCAAACTTAATCAATAAGGAGACCCTATGGCAGATCATCAGTTAGAACCGTTTGAAAACGTTGAATTGGGCGAAAAGCAAGACCAGTTGCAAGTTTTCGAAAAAGCCGTTTTGGAACACGAAGGACGCGGTACGGACGAAGATTCCGGCAGCGCACCGCTTCCCGCCAATTACCCCTACAAACAACGTATGCGCCGCGCCGCATACGAGAAAGAAAAACAAAAGCTGCAAATCGAATTGCTGAAAGTGCAAAGCTGGGTCAAAGACTCCGGCCAACGCATCGTCAGCCTGTTTGAAGGCCGCGATGCCGCAGGCAAGGGCGGTACCATCAAACGCTTTATGGAACATTTGAATCCGCGCGGCGCGCGTGTCGTCGCACTGGAAAAACCGACCACCACCGAACGCGGTCAATGGTATTTCCAACGCTACATCCAAAACCTGCCGACCGCAGGCGAAATGGTATTCTTCGACCGCTCATGGTACAACCGCGCCGGCGTAGAACGCGTGATGGGCTTCTGCGAACCCAACGAATACCTGCTCTTCATGCGCCAAACCCCCGAATTGGAACGCATGCTCGTCGCCAGCGGCATCCACCTCTTCAAATTCTGGTTCTCCGTATCCCGCGAAGAACAACTGCGCCGCTTCATCTCCCGCCGCGACGATCCCCTGAAACACTGGAAACTCTCCCCTGTGGACATCCAGTCGCTCGACCGCTGGGACGACTACACCGAAGCCAAAAACGCCATGTTCTTTCACACCCACACCGGCGACGCGCCTTGGGTCATCATCCGTTCCGACGACAAAAAACGCGCCCGCCTCAACTGTATCCGCTATTTCCTGCATCAGTTGGACTACCCGGGCAAAGACGTGAAAGCCATCGGCAAAGTAGACGAAAAAATCGTCCTCGTCCCCGATACGCGCTACAAAGAGAAAACCGTCGATATCGGTCACGACTGATTGAGCGGTCAGCCGTTTGAGCAGTAAAAAGGTCGTCTGAAAACCTGAAATATAGGTTTTCAGACGACCTTTTATTTGTGTGGTAAAGGTCATGGAGACCGGCTGTCGTAAAAGACAGGCTGGCCACCGAAACCGACCAAGCCTATCTCAATGCCAATCCCGACGGCACGGCAACCCGCTTCAACGATTCTGCGCTCACACCCAGCCTGCGCCTGAGCGTACCGATGGGCGAGCAGTTCATCAGTTTCACCAGCTGAGACCTTTGCAATAACATGAGTTATTAAAATTTTATGCTCAATACCATTTTCAAAATGAGAAACCTCCCTGATTTCTTCTATTTTTTTTCTCAATATCAGAAAGGTTTTAGCCAATTGAAGATTTTTTAGCACATTTTTATGCATCAAATTTTGTTAACAGACTATTTTTGCAAAGGTCTCCAGCTATTTACTTCCGTACGCCGCTGGATTCCGCCTACCCGCTCAACGGCGTTTTGGGCGTGGACTACGCGCAAGAAAAATGGGGCGTTGATACCAAACTGCGCTGGTCGAAAAAACACAGCCGCGTCAGCAGCGACAGCGTTTTCCAAGCGCCGGGCTACGGCGTATGGGATGTCGGCGCGTGGTACAAGCCGTCTAAAAACGTCGAAATCGGCGCGAACATTTACAACATCGGCAACAAAAAATACTGGCAACACGCAGACGTCACCGGTATGAGCCGCTCAAGCGTGATGGATTTGTACACCGAAACCGGCCGCAATTTCGCCGCCCGCGTGCAGCTTAAGTTTTAACATGAACCCAAGAGGTCGTCTGAAAACAAGCCATGAGTTGAATGCTTCATCACTAAGGCTAAAAGCAAACCAAGCCTTTGATTTCTCAGACGACCTCAAACCATTCCACCAATATAGTGGATTAACTTTAAATCAGGACAAGGCGACGAAGCCGCAGACAGTACAGACAGTACGGAACCGATTCACTTGGTGCTTCAGCACCTTAGAGAATCGTTCTCTTTGAGCTAAGGCGAGGCAACGCCGTACTGGTTAAAGTTAATCCACTATATTTATTCACCTGCCGACACTGTTTATGTTCTGTTTTCCCGCTCCATCATCCTTGACACTGCCTAATGACAGTGATTTAATTTCCTAATATAATTAATAATCATTTTTAATCAACTATGGAACAGCAGATTGTTTGGACACCGCTCCAATCCGCGCCCAAAGCCTTTCCCGAACGGCAGGCGTTGATGCCGATATGGGGCGGCATACCGATTCCCCGTCCGCAATGGCAGAACATCTGGCGGCAGAAGCTCCCCCATGCCGCCGATTCCGACGCGCTCGCCTATCTGCACATCCCCTTCTGCGCCAACCACTGCGTGTTCTGCGGCTTCTACCGCAACGCGTGGAAAGAGAGTTACAGCAGCGTTTACACCGACAAAATTATCGAAGAAATGGCGGCGGAAGCCGAAATCCGTCAGGGCAACGGCAAAATCCGCGCCGTCTATTTCGGCGGCGGCACGCCCAC from Neisseria sp. DTU_2020_1000833_1_SI_GRL_NUU_006 includes these protein-coding regions:
- the fabF gene encoding beta-ketoacyl-ACP synthase II, translated to MSQRRVVITGLGQVSPVGNDVATAWSNLLAGKSGIGRITRFDASDINSQIAGEVRDFDIGQYISAKEARRMDVFIHYGIAAALQAIDDAGLDELESLDKDRVGVNIGSGIGGLPSIEATGKAVIEGGARKINPFFIPGSLINLIAGHVTILKGYRGPSYGMVSACTTGAHSIGDSARLIKYGDADVMIAGGAEGAISTLGVGGFAAMKALSTRNDDPATASRPWDKGRDGFVIGEGAGVLVLEELEHAKKRGAKIYAEIVGFGMSSDAYHITAPNEEGPALAVTRALKDAGLNPEDVDYVNAHGTSTPLGDANETKALKRALGDHARKVIVNSTKSMTGHLLGAAGGVEALYSVLAVHEQKSPPTINIFEQDIEAGCDLDYCANEARDVKIDLAISNSFGFGGTNGTLVFKRFKD
- the pyk gene encoding pyruvate kinase, which codes for MSNAKRDVTRISHNTKIVATLGPGSNNVQLLEDMIRVGGLNVVRFNFSHGTPEFHQENARIVREAAKRAGQEIAILADLQGPKIRVGKIAGGSIELNKGETLVLDAALEGEGTRDTVGLDYRDLPDDVVAGDVLWLDDGLLTLTVESVEGSKIVTKVENSHVLKSNKGINKRGGGLSAGALTEKDFRDLKTAIAIGCDYLAISFVKSAEDLHTARAKVEEEMKGSTAVRPGLVSKIERVEAIENLDEIILASDGIMVARGDLAVEVGHAAVPALQKRMIRRARELRRFSITATQMMESMITNPVPTRAEVSDVANAVLDGTDAVMCSAETAVGAYPFETVSQMAIICAAAEKEQDSLNGVAEQVDYPEAVSTNLAIAGGAVSVARAVHAKAIVALTESGSTAFEVSRHNITLPIFALTPSISAQRRMAMYRGVRPMILATSTDHDTALNEVEAMLVEHKILSSGDQYIITSGSQMRESGSTNTLEVLRVK
- a CDS encoding hypoxanthine-guanine phosphoribosyltransferase translates to MIDLETKRLETQAMLDNAELLFDQDQCRAALQKVADEITRDLGDKYPLLLPVMGGAVVFTGQLLPLLRFPLDFDYVHVSRYGDKLAGGAFNWKRMPDPEQIRGRHVVVLDDILDEGHTMSAIQSKLLEMGAASCRAAVFANKLIDKEKPTKADYVGLDVPNRYVFGYGMDAAGCWRNLGEIYALNQG
- a CDS encoding DUF389 domain-containing protein → MQDQENIKNQEEQENQPKEDYDAMTRLQDVFNLAHDQAHPDKIDAVIRANTRVSGTNMWVLMFAIAVASIGLNVNSTAVVIGAMLISPLMGPIVGMGYGLAVGDTALIRQAVRNIIIFVVISLITATLYFLLTPLKEAQSELLARTQPTLWDVLIAFFGGSAGIVALTRKEGGNAIPGVAIATALMPPLCTAGYGLAHGNWHYFLGASYLFAINCVFIAFSTLLVSKLLKLPRRGLVTESKRRLQSIFITAVVLAVMIPSGYMASGLVRQEIFNTKANAAITAAQQQEGFFVLRKMLNYRENKVGLIVNGTGNAEKITALLEKSLDASGVKEPKVNVVYAGGNGTKIEELLASRNNSVHQQNELKEQQAYIDTVLAGKASGIDDAAVLKELKAQYPEAEKIVVGRGLVWEKAQTEPVSEQPESGKNTKSETGEHDDIVVVSLEFKESLPAKDRERLQAWLNQRYEGKTVRMFVNTQVSDI
- the acpP gene encoding acyl carrier protein; the protein is MSNIEQQVKKIVAEQLGVSEAEVKNESSFQDDLGADSLDTVELVMALEEAFGCEIPDEEAEKITTVQLAIDYINAHNG
- the ppk2 gene encoding polyphosphate kinase 2: MADHQLEPFENVELGEKQDQLQVFEKAVLEHEGRGTDEDSGSAPLPANYPYKQRMRRAAYEKEKQKLQIELLKVQSWVKDSGQRIVSLFEGRDAAGKGGTIKRFMEHLNPRGARVVALEKPTTTERGQWYFQRYIQNLPTAGEMVFFDRSWYNRAGVERVMGFCEPNEYLLFMRQTPELERMLVASGIHLFKFWFSVSREEQLRRFISRRDDPLKHWKLSPVDIQSLDRWDDYTEAKNAMFFHTHTGDAPWVIIRSDDKKRARLNCIRYFLHQLDYPGKDVKAIGKVDEKIVLVPDTRYKEKTVDIGHD
- a CDS encoding PTS sugar transporter subunit IIA produces the protein MINLLIITHEAVGEAYRSLTHHFFPTGMPENIRILGVEPDEDQTDIINNAIAALQEFPENHGVLIMTDIFGATPCNAARRLVRAGKSAILTGLNAPMMIKATQYSPMAEDLAAFTETVREAAVKGIFAITAEPEDLVCKQHAEAV
- a CDS encoding bifunctional anthranilate synthase component I family protein/class IV aminotransferase; the encoded protein is MPYFALFDDAVSGRAKLYQNHVESRLFHPNELDSLNDALQKGWQKGLHAVLFADYEFGLPLMGIESERGGNLALHWFADCADIDAESWLAQNSDDLPAGISTPQSSVSEADYLDHIRQIHEAIRRGDTYQINYTTRLHLQAYGNPVSLYRRLRQPVPYAVLSHLPDAAGKSAWTLCFSPELFLKISADGTISTEPMKGTAPILGDGQDERRAAELQADPKNRAENVMIVDLLRNDLGKIAQTGKVCVPEPFKVSRFGSVWQMTSTIQAQALPHITAADILRAAFPCGSITGAPKRMSMQIIESLEAEARGLYTGSIGYLKPCAGGLGFEGIFNVVIRTLLLRPVSDDLYHGVYGVGSGIVIDSDPAAEYRECGWKARFLNELRPAFGIFETMRVENRQCRLLDLHLGRLKTSAQALNLPLPDDCETRIRQYIAKLPDGLFRLKAELVSDDLILSHAATTELPAPQRIIPAPPPLPRCDYLRRFKTTRRALYDQAWQTAETQGAFDSLFFNSDGLLLEGGRSNVFVKYQGQWLTPSLDLDILNGVMRQAVLQQPQTYLGADEIIETHITRDMLEHAEEIRLSNALRGMFEADLVVKE